The genomic region TGCACCGTATAATACCACAAATTCAGGAAAAACGGGCGATCGTCGCGGTTCTCGATCAAATCTACGACGCGATCCGTCAAATAATCCGTCAAATACGTCCCGTCCGGCACATCCACATCATCCAGCACCGGAATCGTCCACGGGCTAAAATACCCCCCTCGCCCGGGAGAACCGTGTTCGCATCCGCCCACATTCACCTCAAACCCGTGTTCATCGGGATAAAATCCAGGTCCACCCAAATGCCATTTGCCAACATGCCAGGTCGCATACCCCCCGTCCTTCATCGCCTGTGCAACCGTGCGCTCTTCATGGGGCAAATACCTGAAATAGGGCACATCGATCAATTTTCCGCGATTGGGATGATTTCTCCCGGCCCAATCGATAAAATTCGTCACCCCAACCCGCGCGGGATATTTGCCACTCATCACACTCGCACGCGTTGGCGAACACACCGGACACGACGCGTACGCATCCGTAAACTTCATCCCCTCGGCGCACAACCGATCCAGATTGGGCGTCTCGTAAAATTCACTCCCGTAACACGTCGTATCTGCCCATCCGTAATCGTCCAACAAAATAAAAATAATATTGGGTTTGCCCATTACCATTAAATCTCCACATCCACACTCTTGCCAGAAGCTCCCGACTCGCGTGCGGCGTGCAACACCTGCATCACCCGCAAACCGTGCTCCGCGGTAATAATCAACTCCTCACCCTCGCGCAAATGCCGCGCAATATTCGCGTGCAGATTTTCGCGCGGTACCGCATCGGTACGCACTTCCTCAGAATCTTCACCATAAACCGTCACCTCGCCACCGCCTCCACGTTCACACACAAGCGTGGCTTCCGTGCCCAGAACAACCCACTTATACGGCAGGGAATAAAAAGAAATATCCGCCTTGGCAGCACGCGCGCGCACCCCATTGTCAAACACCATCACAATATCAAACAAATCGTCCGAATCGCCCCACTTTGTATGCCGCACATCGGCAAATACCGATACCACCTTGTGCCCCGACATCAAATCGATAATCTGCTCGACCCAGTGCGGTCCAAAATCCAGCAAAGTTCCCCCACCTGCCGCGGCTGTCACGCGCCATTGCTGATTGTAATCGGGCACGCCAAAACCCACTGCAGGACGCGCCCCCATCGTGCGATTCTCAAGCGAAACAATCTCGCCAACCGCGCCATCTAAAACCGCGTGCTTCACCAAACAATAATCGCGATCATAATGCCGGTTGTGGTGCATCGTCAACACTACGCCATTATCTCTGGCAGCCTGCACCATCTCCTCGGCCTCTGGCCCGGTCAGTGACATCGGCTTTTCAATCAGCATGTGCTTCTTCGCCG from Gemmatimonadota bacterium harbors:
- a CDS encoding Gfo/Idh/MocA family oxidoreductase; translation: AKKHMLIEKPMSLTGPEAEEMVQAARDNGVVLTMHHNRHYDRDYCLVKHAVLDGAVGEIVSLENRTMGARPAVGFGVPDYNQQWRVTAAAGGGTLLDFGPHWVEQIIDLMSGHKVVSVFADVRHTKWGDSDDLFDIVMVFDNGVRARAAKADISFYSLPYKWVVLGTEATLVCERGGGGEVTVYGEDSEEVRTDAVPRENLHANIARHLREGEELIITAEHGLRVMQVLHAARESGASGKSVDVEI